CACGGTCCTCCATTCTCCAACCTAGACGAGGAGTTGCAGGAGTCTTTGGAGGCTTACCTCGAGAGCAGAGGCATCAACGAGGAGCTTGCTACTTTCATCGGAACATACTCGGAGTTCAAGGAGAACAAAGAGTACATTAACTGGCTAAAGAACATGAAGACGTTCTTCAACTAGGCTATTTAACATTCGCTTGTATATAGACTTTATTATCAAGGCATTCTTGCTTTTAAGCCTGGTCTGGAAGCTTGGTCGCCAGTAGCTTTTCCGCCGTCTGTTTGATGGACTCTTCCACGCTTTCAGCACTGCCCGGCCTGCCCTCCAGGATCTTGACCTGTTCCAGAATCCTATCCTTGAATCTCAGCAAGAGCCTTCTGTAGAGGAAGAATTGGCGATCGTGCTCGCTGACGAAGTCGTTCAGTTCCGACTCCCCTTTGATCTTAAAATGGTCTGCGAAAGAGCTTAGGAACCTGACACTTTCGAGGCCCACATGCCTTAGACCCGCATGGTCTTCATGCTGTATTCCTGCTCTATTTGTTTGCCCTGTCAATATCGTTCTCAGATACTGGTCAAGAATCCACTTAGCCCTTTCGTTGCTTATTTTGCGTCTTTCGTTGGCCTTATTGACTACGTTCCAACAAAACATCCAAGCTTTCCAATTTAAAACGCGCGttccaagttctttccAATGCTTTCCTTCGAGTTCTATTGAAAAGTCAAATAACTGCGTTAATAGCTTATCAACGTTGGATTCACTGTCAttaatgaactttttgCCTGCTTGTCTCTCAAATGCCCTGTACACCAAGAGCATCCCATTTTTGCCCGAGCGATGACGCAGGTTCACATTTTTGAATACTTCCGTTGCCATTTCTGCGCACTTGGTTGGAAAAGCCGCCGTGACAATTCTTATCATCCTCTCGTGAACCGGGAGCTCCAGAAGGCGTGGGTTTTCCGAATTCCATGCCTTGTAAGTCTCCCATGCTAATTCGTAGAGCTTATTCCTTtcacagttttgaaagaataGATCCGCAACGAACTTGTTTGAATCGAATCTCTGCTTAACGTCCCAAAATTGCAGAGAGGGCAAATTAACTCCTGCTGGAAAGCTtatcttttcaagtggTATATTgatgtcaaagaaatttgCGAGAGCCTTAATTGCCATTTTAGAAAGCATGCTATCCTTTCGGTTATGCAGGACATGACAATATTCATACACTACCCTTCCATCTAGGAATTTTCTCGGTACACTTGCCATTACAGCGTCCAACCTTGCCATGCAAAGCTTATCATCTTGAGTTAAAGAAAGGGCTCGGAGCAAAATTGTGTATGTAATAGCGTCTGGAGAAATTTGTTTCTTCCTAGCATCGAACAACTCAAAAGCGTATTCAACGTTCACGCTGTTAGCCAGAGCGCTTAAGGAAGCGTTGAACCCAGCAATATTCATTTCCTCGCGCTCTAGTAGTAGCTTCGCAATCTTCAACACCCTTTGCGACTGTTTCTCGCTTAAAGGCTGCTTTACGTTGGCCAGTCCATCGAAGAGTATTGTGTGCGTGAACTCATTGGGCGGAATATCCCATTTTTTTCTCCAGTTATACATATCAATGGCAGATCCAGCATCCTGTTTCACCTGGCAGAAATGCTCTATAACCTTATTCATCCCCACAACACCTCGGCTTTTGGCTAATCTAGCTAAAAAAACGGCCTTTTCCAGCTGGTTTCGAGACAAAAACTTAGAAACATCTGCTGCAATTAATTTTGAGTCTCTTAACTGTTCTCCAGTAACACCTAAGATGGTATAAAGTAGCCTTTTGTCGTGCgtgagcttcaaaaatcgTAAGTCAGATTCGCTGGTTGGTCCAAGCTTTGTAGAGTCTAAGTCTTCGCTTGGTACCTCATACTTGCGTTTCAAGACGTGCCTAGCATGTTGTTGTGAATAAGGTGTTTTATTCAGGTTTTTCAGATCTAGCCGCCGCCTTTCCTCGATTCTCTTGAGCTGTGATCGTGATTTTCTTAAAACTTCATGATTCCTTTCGAAGTGAGTAATCCTGTCGCGCAACTGTGATGCACAATTTGGCACTTGAACGTGGAGTCCTCTCAAAAACGTTGTGAGGTTTACAATCGTTGCCTTTCTGACCATCCGCTCGTTTTTTCTTCCGCGCAGAAGTGTAGTAAGCGATGGCCATTTCTGAATTTTCTATATCTAAACACAGTTTAAGAACAAAAGAGTTCGAATATCAACTTTAAAAGTAAATGGTATAAAACTGGCCACCTGAGATATAAGGACGTTTTTTCAACGTGAATTTATAAAACGTCTTTGTTCATGGACCTATTAAACGGTTTTTATGGGCCGGTGCTAGTCGAAAGGGCTGCTTTCGCAGCTCAAGATGAGTTTTTATCTCCGGAAATAAAAAGTGTATGGTGTAGCGCAGCCTTTGAATACCTGGGGTTACTGCAGTTCAACGGGTCTCCGCATATAGGAACGATATCAAAATTTGTTGAAGGAAACCAAGGCAACTTAATTCCAAATGCCAGCACGGCTAAGGTTCAAGTGAACTACAATGTGTGCCGGAAGGTTGTTGCGCACGAATTTTCTGACGCGATTGCCTTACAAGAAGCAGATAGCAACGTACCAtttcttgagaagctttacGGAATTGTTAGGCTTTTGATATTGGGTGAGAAATGGAAATCACTCGACGAAATTGATCATAGGCTGGATGCGTAtttgaaatcaaaagaGGGTTGTTTAAGTGAAGCGGAAAAGCACTTAACTCTGGCGGTTAGGCTTTTGATATGTGGGGCGCTATATCTTCAGGGAAGATATTTCGACTGCATAAAATACTTCGTGACAGCAATCCAAAAGGATGGCGCGATATTCGACATGCTTCTTCTATCAGACTCGGAAGCTTTCTTCACAACTGAAGAGATTATTACAATGATTACGCTATCAGTTATCGTCTCAGTACCGTTGGATAACTATGAAGAGTTTGCGCAGCTGGAAGAGTTAAAACCACTCTTCGTCATTGCCCCCACACTTTCTAGTTGTCTTTCATTGCTGATTGATACGAGCTATAatagctttttgaagttgtggAATGAAAGCTTTGACCAAAAGTGTTCATCTAGCTATTTCCTTTGTGGGCGCTGGAAAGAAGTCCAGGCAACTATGAGATACAAAATATATTTCTTCTACCTAAGAATATCAAATAGGGTCGAAATTCGCTATTTATCAGAGACCCTTGGAATTGACTTCGAGACAGTTCGGACAGAGATTAACAGCTTGATCGATGACTTGACTTTGAATTTCTCAATAAATGACCAATTGATTTACTATCGAAACAGGTATGAAATGTCTGATATAGTTAAGAATCTAAGCTCATCCAAAACCATTTTGGATGAAAGGattgaaaagctgaagaatCAAAATGATCTTGTAAGATATCAAGTTCAGCAATCGatcattgaaaacaacgcTCGGCTTCGTGAACAAAACAGAGACCTTGACGCCTGCAATGACGAGTCCAACGagaatcttcaaaactttgtATCTAACTCTGAACCGGATTTGGGTGATTGAGTAGCTGAGTGCTAAATGCATAAAGTTAGAAAAGATGCTATTTACAAGGTTTGAATCTTAAACTGGTGCATAATCAACAATTAATCAACGTACTTAAGAGGAGCCACCACATCctcttcgattttggtCGTCACGCCATTTTGGGCAATGCTTTCAATGTCTACGACCTCCTTCGCAGCTTCAGCTGTCAAGTTGATATGAGAGTCGAGCCCGATAGCAATGTCATCTTCAATACGAATGCCAATGTTCTTGAAGTAAGCTGGGTACGAAGGATCGTCAGGAAAATAAATACCGGGCTCAATCGTGATAACCTGCCCTGCCTGTAGTGGCTCATGCCTTGAAACCTCTGGCACATCGTGGACATCGAGACCAAGATTGTGGCCAATATAGTGAGGGTAGATTTTTGCTATGCTTGAGTTTTGCAGATTAGAGAGTCCCACGTtcgcaagctcttctttaAAAAATGAAACACTCTTTTCGTGAATGTCATTCAAGGAGTACAAGTTGGAAGCTTTGCAGAGGTCAATGCATCTCCTCTGGACGCTTAAAACTGCTTCGTATAAATCTCTTTGCGCAGGAGAAAATTTGCCGCTTACGGGCCATGTTCTTGATATATCTGAACAGTATCCCCCCAAGGAGCCAGCAGCATCAACAAGGACCATTTCATCATTATACATGACATCGTCGTTCCTTGTGTAATGTATGCAAAGCGAATTGGCACCAGCAGCCACTACTGGAATATAGGCCGATTTGTCACACCCGCCAGAAACAAACTTATAGTCAAGAAATGAATGCAGAGTCCTCTCATTGCGGAACCTTTGAGCGTATGCTTGATTGTATGCTCTCCCTGATATTTGGCCTGCTCTTCTCATGACACGAATTTCTGCTGGTGATTTTATTGACCTCATATCCGCGATAATTCTCTTAAGCTTACGGACATGTTTCTTACCCGAGCTTTTAATTACGCTAGTAATAGTGTCAGAAGCCACTGGGGAATGAGAAACTGAGAAAAATGACCTGAAGAAAGCCTCTGCACTCGAGTCGATTTTGTCTTGTGGTCTGTCAAAGTATATGAACTCGTTTCTCTTGATGATGCGCGATATGTAAATTGACAACTGGCGAGTATCCGTTGATTCATCAGCATTGAAAACTTCGCACGCACCCTCAGTCCCGGTACGCTCACCCTCCCATTGCTCAGAAAAAGCGTCCTTTGGCGGGACAATTAAGTGGAAGAGGACATCATCTATATCGTCAGTaggcttctccaaaatcaTCACAGAGTCTGGTTCGTTCCACCCCGTTAAATAAAACAAATCATTATTCTGTTGGAAGGGATAGAACACCGGACCGGATGCATACTTCACTTGCGAGCCTGCGATTATTGCACAACTCTTGGCTGGAAGCCTCGTAGCTAATTTGACTCTACGCTCAAAGTACT
Above is a genomic segment from Lachancea thermotolerans CBS 6340 chromosome A complete sequence containing:
- the MRX1 gene encoding Mrx1p (similar to uniprot|P40050 Saccharomyces cerevisiae YER077C Hypothetical ORF), with translation MVRKATIVNLTTFLRGLHVQVPNCASQLRDRITHFERNHEVLRKSRSQLKRIEERRRLDLKNLNKTPYSQQHARHVLKRKYEVPSEDLDSTKLGPTSESDLRFLKLTHDKRLLYTILGVTGEQLRDSKLIAADVSKFLSRNQLEKAVFLARLAKSRGVVGMNKVIEHFCQVKQDAGSAIDMYNWRKKWDIPPNEFTHTILFDGLANVKQPLSEKQSQRVLKIAKLLLEREEMNIAGFNASLSALANSVNVEYAFELFDARKKQISPDAITYTILLRALSLTQDDKLCMARLDAVMASVPRKFLDGRVVYEYCHVLHNRKDSMLSKMAIKALANFFDINIPLEKISFPAGVNLPSLQFWDVKQRFDSNKFVADLFFQNCERNKLYELAWETYKAWNSENPRLLELPVHERMIRIVTAAFPTKCAEMATEVFKNVNLRHRSGKNGMLLVYRAFERQAGKKFINDSESNVDKLLTQLFDFSIELEGKHWKELGTRVLNWKAWMFCWNVVNKANERRKISNERAKWILDQYLRTILTGQTNRAGIQHEDHAGLRHVGLESVRFLSSFADHFKIKGESELNDFVSEHDRQFFLYRRLLLRFKDRILEQVKILEGRPGSAESVEESIKQTAEKLLATKLPDQA
- the PCI8 gene encoding Pci8p (similar to uniprot|P40512 Saccharomyces cerevisiae YIL071C PCI8 Possible shared subunit of Cop9 signalosome (CSN) and eIF3 binds eIF3b subunit Prt1p has possible dual functions in transcriptional and translational control contains a PCI (Proteasome-COP9 signalosome (CSN)-eIF3) domain) codes for the protein MDLLNGFYGPVLVERAAFAAQDEFLSPEIKSVWCSAAFEYLGLLQFNGSPHIGTISKFVEGNQGNLIPNASTAKVQVNYNVCRKVVAHEFSDAIALQEADSNVPFLEKLYGIVRLLILGEKWKSLDEIDHRLDAYLKSKEGCLSEAEKHLTLAVRLLICGALYLQGRYFDCIKYFVTAIQKDGAIFDMLLLSDSEAFFTTEEIITMITLSVIVSVPLDNYEEFAQLEELKPLFVIAPTLSSCLSLLIDTSYNSFLKLWNESFDQKCSSSYFLCGRWKEVQATMRYKIYFFYLRISNRVEIRYLSETLGIDFETVRTEINSLIDDLTLNFSINDQLIYYRNRYEMSDIVKNLSSSKTILDERIEKLKNQNDLVRYQVQQSIIENNARLREQNRDLDACNDESNENLQNFVSNSEPDLGD
- the ICP55 gene encoding aminopeptidase (similar to uniprot|P40051 Saccharomyces cerevisiae YER078C Hypothetical ORF), which codes for MFRASKLSSFQVLFIAKVPRRYISGSKPFSNNARYLNRQCPQFSAGQPLFETRPNLLKPGEITPGITALEYFERRVKLATRLPAKSCAIIAGSQVKYASGPVFYPFQQNNDLFYLTGWNEPDSVMILEKPTDDIDDVLFHLIVPPKDAFSEQWEGERTGTEGACEVFNADESTDTRQLSIYISRIIKRNEFIYFDRPQDKIDSSAEAFFRSFFSVSHSPVASDTITSVIKSSGKKHVRKLKRIIADMRSIKSPAEIRVMRRAGQISGRAYNQAYAQRFRNERTLHSFLDYKFVSGGCDKSAYIPVVAAGANSLCIHYTRNDDVMYNDEMVLVDAAGSLGGYCSDISRTWPVSGKFSPAQRDLYEAVLSVQRRCIDLCKASNLYSLNDIHEKSVSFFKEELANVGLSNLQNSSIAKIYPHYIGHNLGLDVHDVPEVSRHEPLQAGQVITIEPGIYFPDDPSYPAYFKNIGIRIEDDIAIGLDSHINLTAEAAKEVVDIESIAQNGVTTKIEEDVVAPLKYVD